A region of Candidatus Roizmanbacteria bacterium DNA encodes the following proteins:
- a CDS encoding DNA translocase FtsK: MGRRKKSKFPRLKINGKTIFNIFGFVLLLIGIISLASFSQLFAPSEEGRVLKEINVQLLELFGGLAIFVPFTIILLSGHFFNSKKLKFVRLNLTAGSFLLLVSLMGLFRSGAWGKSIYNNLSIDFTPLGSLSILIVFFIIGLILFLDTSVDVIMINVMKIFSPIGAVFSSLSKAKDMKLPSLGKEGKEGDNFIRDQVVINKPIAPAAIAPKAADQHHGEHNQNNLSIKPVMQSDSSTWVYPPTTLLNDVKQSEADRGDVKSNAHIIEKTLDSFGIRTRVVEINFGPTVTQYAIEITMGTKLSKITALANDLALALAAPTGQVRIEAPIPGRSLVGIEIPNITPQIVTLRQLMKTEALSKRGGDPLLVPLGFDVAGVPQAASISKMPHVLVAGTTGSGKSVMLNAWITTLMMRTRPDELRMILVDPKQVEMVQYNGSPHLLTDVINDNAKVVSALRWSVGEMEARYKELASKGVRNLEGYNKLEGITPKPYIVFVIDELADLMMYAANDVEDMITRIAQKARAVGIHLVLATQRPSVDVITGLMKANIPSRIAFNVSSMVDSRVIIDMPGAEKLLGRGDMFYLPPDQAKPRRIQGPYLTDQEVSDVVKFLKSQVPEVHYTDEITESSDNAPGIPGGAVMPGGGSSDRDEYFNAAVQLVGQADKASASLLQRKLKVGYARAARILDELHEAGYVGPAQGSKPREVIKEAFQQQ, encoded by the coding sequence ATGGGAAGAAGAAAAAAATCTAAGTTTCCACGGCTTAAAATCAACGGTAAAACTATTTTCAATATTTTCGGATTTGTTCTACTGCTTATCGGGATTATCTCGCTGGCATCATTTTCTCAGCTGTTTGCTCCATCGGAAGAGGGCAGAGTACTGAAGGAAATCAATGTTCAGCTTTTGGAGCTTTTTGGCGGACTGGCAATATTTGTTCCGTTCACAATCATTCTGTTGTCAGGACACTTTTTTAATTCGAAAAAACTGAAGTTCGTCAGGCTGAATCTCACCGCAGGCTCCTTTTTGCTGCTCGTCTCTCTGATGGGGCTTTTTCGATCGGGTGCGTGGGGAAAGTCCATTTATAACAATCTCTCTATTGATTTTACTCCGCTCGGATCACTCTCCATTCTTATCGTATTTTTTATTATCGGACTTATTTTATTTTTGGATACATCAGTTGACGTGATCATGATCAATGTAATGAAGATCTTTTCTCCGATCGGTGCCGTTTTCTCGAGCCTGTCGAAAGCAAAAGATATGAAGCTTCCGTCTCTCGGGAAAGAAGGAAAGGAAGGAGACAATTTTATCAGAGATCAGGTTGTGATAAACAAGCCTATTGCGCCTGCTGCGATTGCTCCGAAAGCTGCAGATCAGCATCACGGTGAGCACAATCAAAACAATTTATCAATAAAGCCTGTCATGCAGAGCGATTCTTCTACCTGGGTGTATCCGCCGACAACCCTTTTGAACGATGTGAAACAGTCGGAGGCTGACCGCGGAGATGTGAAATCAAATGCACATATTATCGAAAAAACTCTTGACAGTTTCGGAATCCGAACGCGTGTTGTTGAAATCAACTTCGGTCCGACGGTCACACAGTATGCTATTGAAATCACCATGGGGACAAAGCTGTCAAAGATTACGGCACTAGCCAACGACTTGGCTCTTGCGCTGGCCGCTCCGACCGGACAGGTACGTATCGAAGCCCCTATTCCCGGCCGGTCTCTGGTCGGTATTGAAATCCCGAATATTACTCCTCAAATTGTCACACTGAGACAGCTTATGAAGACTGAAGCTCTCTCAAAACGGGGAGGAGATCCTCTTCTTGTCCCGCTTGGATTTGATGTGGCAGGTGTCCCGCAAGCAGCCAGTATTTCCAAGATGCCGCACGTTTTGGTCGCAGGTACGACCGGATCGGGTAAATCAGTGATGCTTAATGCCTGGATTACGACTTTGATGATGCGTACCCGGCCGGACGAACTGCGCATGATCCTTGTTGATCCTAAGCAGGTAGAGATGGTGCAATACAACGGTTCTCCTCACTTGCTGACTGACGTCATCAATGACAATGCGAAGGTTGTTTCCGCTCTGCGTTGGTCGGTCGGGGAGATGGAGGCACGCTACAAAGAACTTGCTTCAAAAGGAGTCCGGAATCTCGAAGGGTACAATAAACTGGAAGGAATAACACCAAAACCCTACATTGTATTTGTCATTGATGAGCTTGCAGATCTGATGATGTACGCCGCAAATGATGTTGAGGACATGATTACCCGAATCGCACAGAAAGCCCGTGCGGTCGGTATCCACCTGGTTCTTGCTACCCAGAGACCGTCTGTGGATGTTATTACAGGACTTATGAAAGCAAATATTCCGAGCCGTATAGCCTTCAACGTATCCTCCATGGTTGATTCCCGTGTCATTATTGACATGCCGGGAGCGGAGAAATTGCTCGGCCGAGGAGATATGTTTTATCTGCCGCCTGATCAGGCAAAGCCGCGTCGTATACAAGGACCATATCTGACGGATCAGGAAGTCAGCGATGTTGTCAAATTTCTTAAATCACAGGTACCTGAGGTCCATTACACTGATGAGATCACCGAATCTTCTGACAATGCACCAGGGATTCCCGGAGGAGCAGTCATGCCGGGAGGAGGATCATCAGACCGTGATGAATACTTCAATGCCGCCGTACAGCTTGTAGGTCAAGCCGACAAGGCTTCCGCGTCTCTTCTTCAGAGGAAACTAAAAGTAGGATATGCACGGGCTGCCCGAATACTTGACGAACTTCATGAAGCAGGATATGTGGGCCCGGCGCAGGGTTCAAAACCGCGAGAGGTGATAAAAGAAGCATTCCAGCAGCAGTAA
- a CDS encoding methionine--tRNA ligase, translated as MKKVLITTSIPYVNGAPHIGHALELVQSDTMARAYREDGYDTYFLTGTDENAQKNVESAEKAGIPVQTLVDQNSERFQNLKKPLNLSFDQFIRTTSDKHMKGAQKLWKLCEKDIYKKKYSGLYCVGCETFYKDGEFENNICPNHNRKLELVTEENYFFALSRYSEKIRDVIQSDMLKIDPAFRKQEMLNFIDKGLEDFSISRPVERMKGWGVPVPGDENQRMYVWYDALANYITALDFAENGQLFRSYWTENPNRIHVIGKDIIKFHAIYWVGMLLSAEIMLPTREYVHGFISVSGQKMSKSLGNVIDPYEVVEKFGTDAVRYYLLKEIPSLTDGDFSIDRMKQLYDADLANELGNLVSRVTTLASKDELTFQADTEADKYILDKAKHFQFNQALEDIWKIIKDLNKEINEKEPWKLSADDRKGHLENWLGKLYGISLSLKPFMPDTADKIGQATSGKIGKTVPLFPRI; from the coding sequence ATGAAAAAAGTACTTATCACAACATCCATTCCCTATGTAAACGGAGCTCCGCATATCGGACATGCTCTCGAACTTGTGCAAAGCGATACCATGGCACGGGCATATCGGGAAGACGGATATGACACATATTTTCTGACGGGAACTGATGAGAATGCACAGAAAAATGTTGAATCTGCCGAAAAAGCCGGGATACCTGTACAAACTCTTGTTGATCAAAACTCAGAGCGTTTCCAGAATCTGAAAAAGCCGCTGAATCTTTCGTTTGATCAATTTATCCGGACAACTTCAGATAAACATATGAAAGGTGCCCAAAAGCTTTGGAAATTGTGTGAGAAGGATATTTATAAGAAAAAATACAGCGGGTTGTACTGTGTCGGCTGTGAGACCTTTTACAAAGACGGCGAGTTTGAAAATAATATATGCCCGAACCACAATCGCAAACTCGAACTGGTGACTGAAGAAAACTATTTCTTTGCACTTTCCAGGTACTCGGAAAAAATACGTGACGTCATCCAATCGGACATGCTGAAGATCGATCCGGCATTCAGAAAACAGGAAATGTTGAACTTCATAGACAAAGGTCTTGAAGACTTCTCAATCTCACGTCCCGTGGAGCGTATGAAAGGATGGGGTGTCCCGGTACCGGGCGATGAAAACCAACGGATGTATGTCTGGTATGATGCACTGGCCAACTACATAACGGCACTTGATTTCGCGGAAAACGGACAACTGTTCCGGTCCTACTGGACTGAAAATCCCAATAGGATCCATGTCATCGGAAAAGATATCATCAAGTTCCACGCCATTTACTGGGTCGGCATGCTCCTCTCTGCAGAGATAATGCTTCCGACACGCGAATATGTGCACGGATTTATTTCCGTATCGGGACAAAAAATGAGCAAATCACTGGGGAATGTCATTGATCCGTATGAAGTTGTAGAGAAATTCGGTACCGATGCAGTCAGATATTATCTGTTGAAAGAAATTCCTTCTTTGACTGACGGCGATTTCTCGATAGACCGCATGAAACAACTGTATGATGCCGATCTGGCAAATGAGCTCGGAAACCTCGTTTCCCGGGTGACTACATTGGCATCAAAAGACGAATTAACCTTTCAGGCAGATACTGAAGCCGACAAATATATCCTTGATAAAGCAAAGCACTTTCAATTCAATCAGGCGCTTGAAGACATCTGGAAAATCATCAAAGACCTCAACAAAGAAATAAATGAAAAAGAACCCTGGAAGCTGAGTGCCGATGACAGAAAAGGACATCTCGAAAACTGGCTCGGAAAACTATATGGGATTTCACTATCATTAAAGCCGTTTATGCCTGATACGGCAGACAAAATCGGGCAGGCTACATCGGGAAAAATCGGGAAAACGGTCCCTCTTTTTCCCCGTATCTGA
- a CDS encoding thymidine phosphorylase — MAEQTNLLLAKEAIRKKLRGRQLTYKEIYALMDEISSDRLGDVLTTYFAAAGFKEGFTEEELYYMTKAMVETGTQLRFKGVVADKHSIGGIAGARTTMIVVPIVVAAGFTMPKTSSRAITSPAGTADVMEVLAKVNFTPEHVEKIVRDVGGCIIWGGHLGIAPADDIIIKVEEPLSFESFDKIIVSIMAKKVAVSTNHLVIDIPIGRTMKVKYEKDADLVKKKFEGIAKRFGIKIDVDVNSTTEPEGHGIGPTLEAIDVLKVLQQDETRPLPLENRAIRLAGKLLDLCYKTTGQKKRGTDEAKELLKNGKALEVFRKILKAQYGDPDVTWKKLKTARFKQEIKAKKSGTINHINNFNLNAIAKILGAPSDQKAGIELHKRSKDEVRDNDVLLTLHSSKESNIREAVETLHSFPIYNIV; from the coding sequence ATGGCAGAACAAACAAATCTATTGTTGGCAAAAGAAGCAATACGAAAAAAACTGCGGGGTCGACAGCTCACATACAAAGAAATTTATGCATTGATGGATGAGATATCTTCTGACAGGCTGGGAGATGTACTGACTACTTATTTTGCAGCGGCAGGATTTAAGGAGGGTTTTACTGAAGAAGAACTTTATTACATGACCAAAGCAATGGTCGAGACCGGAACACAACTTCGCTTTAAAGGAGTCGTGGCAGATAAGCATTCAATCGGCGGGATTGCAGGGGCAAGGACAACTATGATCGTGGTCCCGATTGTGGTGGCAGCCGGATTTACAATGCCCAAAACTTCATCCCGTGCGATCACAAGTCCTGCAGGAACGGCCGATGTCATGGAAGTGCTTGCAAAAGTGAATTTTACTCCCGAACATGTCGAAAAAATCGTCAGGGATGTCGGAGGCTGTATCATTTGGGGCGGTCATCTGGGTATTGCTCCTGCAGATGACATCATTATCAAGGTTGAGGAACCGTTGTCGTTTGAATCATTCGATAAAATTATCGTGTCAATCATGGCCAAAAAAGTGGCAGTTTCCACCAATCACCTCGTAATCGATATTCCGATCGGAAGGACTATGAAAGTCAAATATGAAAAAGATGCCGATCTTGTGAAAAAGAAATTTGAGGGAATAGCCAAACGCTTCGGCATCAAAATCGACGTTGACGTCAACTCGACAACTGAGCCTGAAGGACACGGTATCGGTCCCACACTTGAAGCAATAGACGTTTTAAAAGTCCTTCAGCAGGATGAGACCCGTCCGCTTCCTTTGGAAAATCGGGCCATCAGACTGGCAGGAAAGCTTCTTGATCTGTGTTATAAAACAACCGGACAGAAAAAGAGAGGTACTGATGAAGCAAAAGAACTTCTCAAAAACGGAAAAGCACTTGAAGTATTCAGAAAGATACTTAAAGCACAGTACGGTGATCCTGATGTGACCTGGAAAAAACTGAAAACTGCGCGCTTTAAGCAGGAAATTAAGGCTAAGAAATCTGGTACAATTAATCACATCAACAACTTTAATCTGAATGCAATAGCAAAAATACTCGGAGCTCCTTCTGATCAGAAAGCCGGTATAGAGCTTCACAAAAGGAGCAAAGATGAAGTTCGGGATAATGATGTGTTGCTGACTTTACATTCATCAAAAGAAAGCAATATACGTGAAGCAGTTGAGACATTGCATTCATTCCCAATTTATAACATTGTCTAA
- a CDS encoding prepilin-type N-terminal cleavage/methylation domain-containing protein, with protein sequence MNSKKGFTLLELMIVISIIGVLATIGTLSYGKTIQRSQEAKALADMAEIKKAMLQLEVDTDQLPGHSDPQTCIHNTEAFVNNCNAGLTCTDGSFLNWNGPYLDNIYLMDQWNRPYYFDPDYHCHSNVKGCEKVANHTTVRVIHSLGKDGIQGYADGDGRDRDNIVMVLCPL encoded by the coding sequence ATGAACAGCAAAAAAGGTTTTACTCTTCTTGAGCTGATGATTGTCATAAGTATCATCGGTGTTCTGGCGACTATCGGTACTCTTTCGTACGGAAAAACAATACAGCGCTCACAGGAAGCAAAAGCTCTGGCTGATATGGCAGAAATCAAGAAAGCTATGCTTCAGCTCGAAGTGGATACTGACCAGCTTCCCGGTCATTCTGACCCTCAAACATGTATACATAATACTGAAGCCTTTGTAAATAACTGTAACGCAGGCCTGACATGTACCGACGGCAGTTTTCTCAATTGGAACGGCCCGTACTTGGACAATATTTACCTTATGGATCAATGGAACCGCCCGTATTACTTTGATCCTGATTATCATTGCCATTCAAACGTAAAAGGCTGTGAAAAGGTGGCAAACCACACCACGGTACGGGTAATTCACTCATTGGGAAAAGACGGAATACAGGGATACGCAGACGGAGACGGACGTGACCGAGATAATATTGTGATGGTACTGTGTCCGCTGTAA
- the murJ gene encoding murein biosynthesis integral membrane protein MurJ yields the protein MNKILKKTKDFIFAQQTSILSSTMILSGMMILSRIAGFIRYRILAGFFTKEELDIFFAAFRIPDLVFEILINGALSTTFIPFFVEYQKRSKEQSTIISSVINVVTLVLSAFIVILVITMPLLMPIIAPGFSQEMTEQLIFYSRVLLLGQLPFLVLGNFLTGISQAKKSFLIPALAPIIYNLAIIIFIYFFADKLHLMAPILGVVIGAMLFFVIQLPVFYIAQFKYQLVLSHLDESVRFFRTATPRILTIIVGQIDATVDLTLATLLGPGAYTIFYLAQRLQLLPVSVVGMAFGQASLPYLTEVFQEKKFNEFRDIVVESILNIFFFTIPAAAFLIVTRTPTVRLFFGGDKFDWEATVLTASTLSYFALSLPLHSIYYFLTRCFYAIFDTRTPFYITGVTIALSAGLSIFFTLVLGLPVWALALSFSITMSVRTVILMVLLYKKIDGYNVSFFYKEATKIVLATFNTSLLTYFLLRLLDGLIFDTSRTINVFALLSVGFIFFSVVYLFLSWLFGVREMYLITKMVVKMKHYRRRMVEIYKGVE from the coding sequence ATGAACAAGATTTTGAAGAAAACGAAGGATTTTATTTTCGCCCAGCAGACCAGCATATTGTCTTCAACGATGATCCTTTCCGGAATGATGATCCTTTCGCGCATTGCGGGATTTATACGGTATCGTATTCTTGCCGGATTTTTTACGAAAGAAGAGCTCGATATCTTTTTTGCAGCTTTCCGTATCCCTGATCTTGTATTTGAGATACTGATAAACGGAGCACTTAGCACAACATTTATTCCTTTTTTTGTCGAGTATCAAAAAAGATCGAAGGAACAAAGTACGATTATTTCTTCCGTGATAAATGTTGTGACTCTGGTGCTTTCGGCTTTTATCGTCATATTGGTTATTACCATGCCTCTTCTTATGCCGATCATTGCTCCGGGTTTTTCGCAGGAGATGACTGAGCAGCTGATTTTTTATTCACGAGTGCTCCTGCTCGGACAGCTTCCGTTTTTGGTATTGGGGAACTTTCTGACCGGTATCAGTCAGGCAAAAAAATCTTTTTTGATTCCCGCCCTTGCGCCTATTATTTACAACCTGGCAATTATTATTTTTATTTATTTCTTTGCGGACAAGCTTCATCTGATGGCGCCGATCCTCGGAGTCGTGATAGGGGCAATGCTTTTCTTTGTCATTCAGCTTCCGGTTTTTTATATCGCACAGTTCAAATATCAGCTTGTACTGTCTCATCTTGATGAATCTGTACGGTTTTTCCGAACGGCAACCCCCCGGATTTTAACCATAATCGTCGGTCAAATCGATGCAACAGTGGATTTGACACTTGCGACGCTTCTCGGACCGGGAGCATACACAATTTTTTATCTGGCTCAGAGGCTCCAGCTTTTGCCGGTATCGGTTGTCGGAATGGCATTCGGGCAGGCATCACTCCCATACCTGACCGAAGTATTTCAGGAAAAGAAATTTAATGAATTCCGTGATATTGTCGTGGAATCAATTTTGAATATTTTCTTTTTTACCATTCCCGCGGCTGCTTTTCTGATAGTCACAAGGACTCCTACCGTCAGATTGTTTTTCGGCGGTGACAAATTCGATTGGGAAGCAACCGTCCTTACGGCAAGTACTCTTTCCTATTTTGCTCTTTCATTGCCGCTTCATTCAATTTATTATTTTTTGACCCGCTGTTTTTATGCAATTTTTGATACCAGGACACCGTTTTATATCACTGGAGTCACCATTGCACTGAGTGCGGGATTAAGTATTTTCTTTACCCTTGTCCTCGGCCTTCCGGTCTGGGCACTGGCACTTTCATTTTCGATTACAATGAGTGTCCGAACAGTGATTTTAATGGTTTTGCTTTACAAAAAAATTGACGGCTATAATGTCAGTTTTTTCTACAAAGAAGCAACGAAAATCGTCCTTGCTACATTTAACACATCTTTACTGACCTACTTTCTTCTCAGACTGCTTGACGGGCTCATTTTTGACACAAGCCGTACTATAAACGTGTTTGCGTTGCTTTCCGTGGGCTTTATCTTTTTCTCTGTAGTATATTTGTTTTTAAGCTGGCTGTTTGGTGTCCGCGAAATGTATCTTATTACAAAGATGGTCGTCAAGATGAAGCACTACAGGCGGCGCATGGTTGAAATTTACAAAGGAGTAGAATAA
- the rpsO gene encoding 30S ribosomal protein S15, with the protein MAQAQLPENKQEIIDMFAQKSGDTGSPEVQVALLTFKIQRLTGHLEGNKKDNHSRRGLLKVIAKRRRILNYLQKLDEARYKELIKKLGLKK; encoded by the coding sequence ATGGCACAAGCACAACTACCAGAAAACAAACAGGAAATTATTGATATGTTCGCCCAAAAGTCAGGCGACACCGGGTCACCTGAGGTCCAGGTTGCTCTTTTGACATTCAAAATTCAGAGACTTACCGGACATCTTGAAGGAAATAAGAAAGATAATCACTCACGACGCGGACTTCTTAAAGTCATTGCAAAGAGACGCAGAATCCTCAATTATCTTCAGAAACTTGATGAAGCTCGATACAAAGAGCTGATAAAAAAACTAGGCCTTAAAAAATAA
- the mltG gene encoding endolytic transglycosylase MltG, with product MKKIAIFLIIIGIIAVSGYFFYQEGKLPVNKSAEETTMFVIDPGEDLDSIINNLSKEDLIRNRLVFYLLVKQKGIERKIQAGDFRLSQSMTAEEIADELTHGTVDIWVTVPEGLRKEEIAEIMSKTFDISETEFNELAEEGYLFPDTYLVPKNPSEQQIIDIMTANFDRQFDEEIQTAARDKGMTDEELLTFASIIEKEANANDKQQIANIMYRRLEEDYPLQVDATVQYALGYQAGEKRWWKKQTTFEDLKYDSPYNTYKYTGLPPAPISNPGRASIEAAANADADTPYMFYLHDGNGRTYYARTYEEHQQNIEKYLR from the coding sequence ATGAAAAAAATAGCAATATTTCTCATCATAATCGGTATCATCGCCGTATCAGGTTATTTCTTCTATCAGGAAGGAAAACTTCCCGTCAATAAAAGCGCTGAAGAAACAACAATGTTTGTCATTGATCCGGGAGAAGACCTGGATTCCATAATTAACAATTTGTCTAAAGAAGATCTTATCCGAAATAGGCTTGTCTTTTATCTTCTTGTCAAGCAAAAAGGAATTGAACGTAAAATTCAAGCCGGAGATTTCAGACTTTCTCAATCCATGACCGCAGAAGAAATTGCTGATGAACTCACACACGGTACGGTAGATATCTGGGTAACCGTTCCCGAAGGACTACGCAAAGAAGAAATTGCAGAGATTATGTCAAAAACATTTGATATCTCGGAAACCGAATTTAATGAACTTGCCGAAGAGGGGTATCTGTTCCCGGACACCTATCTTGTACCGAAGAATCCCTCCGAGCAGCAGATCATAGATATCATGACTGCCAATTTTGACAGACAGTTTGATGAAGAAATCCAAACTGCAGCCCGTGATAAAGGTATGACTGATGAAGAACTTCTCACCTTTGCATCCATTATCGAGAAGGAAGCAAATGCAAATGATAAACAGCAAATTGCAAATATCATGTATCGGCGTCTTGAGGAGGATTACCCTCTTCAGGTTGATGCAACAGTCCAGTATGCACTCGGCTATCAGGCCGGTGAGAAACGTTGGTGGAAGAAACAAACGACATTTGAAGATCTCAAATATGATTCCCCGTACAATACTTATAAATATACGGGACTTCCTCCTGCACCGATCAGCAATCCCGGACGGGCTTCCATAGAGGCTGCTGCAAATGCCGATGCCGATACACCGTATATGTTTTATCTGCATGACGGAAACGGCCGTACGTACTATGCACGTACCTACGAAGAACATCAGCAAAACATCGAGAAATATTTGCGGTAA
- a CDS encoding polyribonucleotide nucleotidyltransferase — MKYLEESIEIDGNKLTLQFGKLAQNATTSVFARMNDTCILVTVTLGKENNDIDYFPLSVEYVEKLYAGGVIKGSRWVKREGKPTDEAILKGRIIDRSIRPFFPKTYRREVQVVATLMSVDNTVAPEVLATIASAVGVHLSPAPWNGPVAATQIGLIKDSEGNSSFIINPTQEEELHSDLDLFVTSNREKVVMIETAAKELSNDVIKEGIQLAKKENMKLIEFMDTLREKVGMPKEQAAESLIDPKLKETLKHDFDKEIDKLVAYKADREFDDGSMMKDLVGKVVEKTGEEFTDKQIAEAFDYLAKDKIRSKTINEKVRIDGRGIDDIRPLSAEVGILPRTHGTGLFKRGATQVLSVLTLGAPGLEQLIDGPEGQEEKRYMHHYNFPPYSVGETGRIGFTNRREIGHGALAEKALLPVLPTEEEFPYVIRIVSEVLTSNGSTSMASTCGSSMSLMDAGVPIKRPVAGIAMGLMSESDDKYVILTDIMGIEDFSGEMDFKVTGTTEGVTAIQLDVKNMGLTDAMIDEILDRAQSARLRILEVMNGAISEPRKEISQYAPKIETLQLPEDMIGTVIGPGGKTIKSIIALTDTDINIEDDGSVTVAGIDQVKVAKALEMINNLIRQVEVGEEFDGEVKRLMAFGAFVEVLPGKEGLVHVSKMSNGFVKNPEDVVQVGDKVKVKVHEIDSQGRINLVMTQLPDGTPVEIDMSAAPDRHDQRRMDRRGGGGGRRYDDRRGGDRRDHRGPRRDDRRRY; from the coding sequence ATGAAATATTTAGAAGAGTCCATCGAAATTGATGGCAATAAACTAACACTCCAGTTCGGAAAACTGGCACAAAACGCAACCACATCAGTGTTTGCACGTATGAATGATACTTGTATTCTTGTCACGGTCACGCTGGGCAAGGAAAACAATGACATTGATTACTTCCCTCTTTCCGTCGAGTATGTCGAAAAACTTTACGCAGGAGGAGTTATTAAAGGTTCACGCTGGGTAAAACGCGAAGGAAAACCGACCGATGAAGCAATCCTGAAAGGACGCATCATTGACCGCTCAATCCGACCGTTTTTTCCGAAAACCTACCGTCGCGAAGTGCAGGTTGTCGCAACTCTTATGTCTGTTGACAATACCGTTGCACCGGAAGTACTCGCAACGATCGCATCTGCAGTCGGGGTACATCTTTCACCCGCTCCGTGGAACGGACCTGTCGCCGCAACGCAAATCGGACTGATCAAAGATTCTGAAGGAAATTCATCTTTTATCATTAATCCGACTCAGGAAGAAGAACTGCACTCTGATCTTGATCTTTTTGTCACGTCAAACCGTGAAAAAGTCGTCATGATCGAAACTGCGGCAAAAGAACTTTCTAATGATGTTATCAAGGAAGGAATTCAGCTTGCAAAGAAAGAAAATATGAAGCTGATTGAATTCATGGATACACTTCGTGAAAAAGTCGGTATGCCGAAAGAACAGGCAGCAGAATCACTCATTGATCCGAAACTCAAAGAAACATTAAAACATGATTTCGATAAGGAAATTGATAAGCTTGTTGCTTACAAAGCTGACCGTGAATTCGATGACGGTTCAATGATGAAGGATCTTGTCGGGAAAGTCGTCGAAAAAACTGGCGAAGAATTCACCGACAAACAAATCGCGGAAGCTTTTGATTATCTTGCAAAGGATAAAATTCGTAGCAAAACAATCAATGAAAAAGTCCGTATTGACGGACGAGGAATTGATGATATCCGACCCTTGTCAGCAGAAGTCGGCATTCTTCCCCGCACTCACGGAACGGGATTGTTCAAAAGAGGCGCTACCCAGGTACTGTCAGTATTGACACTTGGCGCACCCGGACTTGAACAATTGATTGACGGACCTGAAGGACAGGAAGAAAAAAGATACATGCATCACTATAACTTCCCGCCATACTCAGTCGGTGAAACCGGACGAATCGGATTTACGAATCGTCGTGAAATCGGACACGGAGCACTTGCCGAAAAAGCACTGCTGCCTGTTCTCCCGACAGAAGAAGAGTTCCCGTATGTCATTCGAATCGTGTCAGAGGTTCTGACTTCAAACGGTTCAACCTCAATGGCATCAACCTGCGGTTCATCTATGTCACTTATGGATGCCGGTGTACCGATCAAAAGACCTGTTGCCGGAATTGCGATGGGACTTATGTCAGAATCGGATGATAAATATGTCATTCTGACGGACATTATGGGTATTGAAGACTTCTCAGGCGAGATGGACTTCAAAGTAACAGGAACAACAGAAGGCGTGACTGCGATCCAGCTTGATGTGAAGAACATGGGACTCACTGATGCCATGATTGATGAAATACTTGATCGTGCACAGTCAGCAAGACTTCGTATCCTGGAAGTCATGAACGGAGCAATTTCTGAACCACGAAAAGAGATTTCCCAGTATGCACCGAAGATTGAGACACTGCAACTTCCTGAGGATATGATCGGAACCGTGATCGGACCGGGAGGCAAAACCATCAAGAGTATCATCGCACTTACGGATACTGACATCAATATCGAAGATGACGGATCTGTGACAGTTGCAGGTATTGATCAGGTCAAAGTCGCAAAAGCACTTGAAATGATAAACAACTTGATAAGACAGGTAGAAGTCGGTGAAGAATTTGACGGTGAAGTCAAAAGACTGATGGCTTTCGGAGCATTCGTTGAAGTGCTTCCCGGCAAAGAAGGATTAGTCCATGTCTCAAAAATGAGCAACGGATTTGTTAAAAATCCTGAAGATGTCGTACAGGTCGGTGACAAAGTCAAAGTAAAAGTCCATGAGATTGATTCTCAGGGAAGAATCAACCTTGTGATGACTCAGCTCCCCGACGGGACACCGGTCGAGATTGATATGAGTGCAGCTCCTGATCGACATGATCAGCGCCGCATGGACAGACGCGGTGGAGGAGGCGGAAGACGATATGATGATCGTCGCGGAGGAGACCGACGGGATCATCGCGGACCTCGACGTGATGACCGCAGAAGATATTGA